One window of Papaver somniferum cultivar HN1 chromosome 9, ASM357369v1, whole genome shotgun sequence genomic DNA carries:
- the LOC113311696 gene encoding lipid phosphate phosphatase epsilon 2, chloroplastic-like, which produces LVVTVFGIIAIWRHDALAMWAAMGAVANTWLSITLKRILNQERPVASLGSDPGMPSSHAQSIFFASVYAILSLVKSLGLNGVTVTIGVLGLAFSSYLSWLRISQRHHTISQVVVGAILGTICSILWFQSWYWFVLQAFLSFLWVRIIIVLGGVTCCVIFLLYVIKHWLMDGDED; this is translated from the exons CTTGTGGTTACGGTTTTTGGAATTATTGCGATTTGGAGGCATGATGCTCTGGCCATGTGGGCTGCAATGGGAGCAGTTGCAAACACATGGCTTTCAATCACGTTAAAACGAATACTCAACCAAGAGAGACCTGTTGCTAGCTTAGGATCTGATCCAGGCATGCCATCTTCACATGCTCAGTCCATCTTCTTCGCTTCTGTCTATGCTATCCTATCAT TGGTTAAATCTCTAGGGTTGAATGGAGTTACAGTGACCATCGGGGTGCTCGGCTTGGCTTTCAGCTCATATCTT TCTTGGTTACGTATATCACAACGACATCACACCATTAGTCAGGTTGTGGTGGGTGCTATTTTGGGAACCATATGCTCGATTTTATGGTTTCAGTCTTGGTACTGGTTCGTACTACAAGCCTTCCTTTCCTTTTTATGGGTACGGATTATTATTGTTCTTGGGGGCGTCACATGCTGTGTGATCTTTCTGTTGTATGTCATTAAACATTGGCTTatggatggtgatgaagattag